Part of the Candidatus Cloacimonadota bacterium genome, AATCATCCTGCTCTAAACAACAAACTATTCTCTTTGAAATATTTTCAGAAATTAAAAATGTGATAAATAAACTTAGTCCCTATATCATACGATTTGATGGTAATCTGGGATTCTTAAGTCAACCAGAATTCAACTCTAAAGAGAAAATTCTTCAGCTTTTGAGAATTATAAATAATCAAAGTGATTTTATAAAAATTTTTAAGAAATATGAACAAAATGATTATACTATTTTAATGGGAGAGGAAATAAAAAGCCATGATTACTCTGAGCTTGTATTAATTTTTGGTAAGTATCAAGTAATGGACCTATCGGGTTTTATTGGCATTCTGGGAACAAGAAGAATGAACTATCGTGAAAATATTCCTATGATTTGTTTTGCATCGCGTATGATTACTGAAATGACGACAAAAGGGACTGTAATGCCATTTATTAAAAAGGAGCATCAATATGCAGGAAAAGAAAATTGAAAAAAATAAACAAACTGTTACTAAACATAGAAAAGCTAAAATTATTAAAAGAAAAAGTAGAACTCCTGGCTTAGCTCAACGGAATGCTAAATTAAAAGAAGAGGTAGAATTTTATAAAGACAAATGGTTACGGGCTGTGGCTGAATTTGAGAACTTCAGAAAAAGAAATATTAAAGAAAGAATTGACTGGATAAAAAATGCAAATCAAGCGCTTCTTTTAGAAATTATTGATGTATATGAACATTTAGAATTGGCAATCAAATCTGCAAAGGATGAAAAAGTTCCTGCAAACTATCAGAAAGCTATTAAAATGATTTATGACCAGATGAAGAATATTCTGGAAAAACAAGGTCTGAAAAAGATGGAAACTGTCGGGAAAGAATTCAATCCAAGTTTGCATGATGCGGTAGTTTGTATAGAACATAAAAAATATGATGAAAATATAATTTTTGATAATGTTAAAAATGGCTATCTTTTGAATGACAAAGTATTGTGTCATGCAAGAGTAGCTGTTTCAAAAGGAAAGAAAAAAAATGCAAAATAACCACAAAGTCTCAAAGACACGAAGAAATAATATTATTTTCAAACCAATTACAGAAAAAGAAGAACTTATTGCAAAAAAAATAGTTGATGCTGCATATAAAGTACATAAAAAATTAGGTCCAGGATTACTTGAAAAGATTTATGAAGTATGCTTTTGCTACGAGTTATCCAAAAATGATCTAAAAAATCGAAGACAGGTTAACATTCCAATTTTATATGATGGAATAACTTTTGATGAGGGTCTTAGAATTGATGTTCTAGTTGAAGAGCTAATTATTTGTGAGATAAAATCAGTTGAAAAAATGAATCCAGTCTGGGAAGCTCA contains:
- a CDS encoding GxxExxY protein, translated to MQNNHKVSKTRRNNIIFKPITEKEELIAKKIVDAAYKVHKKLGPGLLEKIYEVCFCYELSKNDLKNRRQVNIPILYDGITFDEGLRIDVLVEELIICEIKSVEKMNPVWEAQILSYLKLTGKRLGFIINFNVPLIKDGIKRIIL
- a CDS encoding nucleotide exchange factor GrpE; the encoded protein is MQEKKIEKNKQTVTKHRKAKIIKRKSRTPGLAQRNAKLKEEVEFYKDKWLRAVAEFENFRKRNIKERIDWIKNANQALLLEIIDVYEHLELAIKSAKDEKVPANYQKAIKMIYDQMKNILEKQGLKKMETVGKEFNPSLHDAVVCIEHKKYDENIIFDNVKNGYLLNDKVLCHARVAVSKGKKKNAK